The Cygnus atratus isolate AKBS03 ecotype Queensland, Australia chromosome 7, CAtr_DNAZoo_HiC_assembly, whole genome shotgun sequence genome includes a window with the following:
- the DNA2 gene encoding DNA replication ATP-dependent helicase/nuclease DNA2, with protein MADSFQKKVTDSCNAILKNGLNNRYRVLEVSVKQRNGNDSEKHLTVTSSQSLEDTELCILRNGWESVPVVPGDIVHLEGDCSSGTWIIDEQFGYLILYPDLLLSGTTISNSIRCVRRAVLSEKFRGSESGSCQMLVGTILHEIFQQSVTNNLSPEKVKELANKIVYGQKYLREMYHLNLKQAEVMQEIEEYLPSFFKWTEDFMHNPANQNKMQLKLSSGDKTGDFSSKIEIVEILDIEENIWSPRFGLKGKIDVTAKVKIHRQSGVQSKIMPLELKSGKESNSIEHRSQVILYTLLNLERRVDPEAGFLLYLKTGTMYPVSGTRMDKRELMKLRNQVAFYLMHSTYKSAVGRQQSQLAALPPVIDDSQACKYCSQMHNCFLYSRAVEEKIASVSFPPAMVSIIEKETQHLKPSHLEYFSLWYLMLTLELQAGEGKKGYKNIWMIPSLEREKAGDCVGNMIRIDQVQEISEGQYLHSFQRKNGAIPGANILAGDRVVVSGEENGLLGLATGYVREISATKVSCLLGRNLSKLPKDTTFRLDHEEGDFGTGVPFENLSKLMKDSPVSEKLRNLIIDFYKPRFIQHLSSVLPAEAKETVANILKGLNKPQKQAMKQVLLSKDYTLIVGMPGTGKTTTICALVRILSACGFSVLLTSFTHTAVDNILLKLAKFKVGFLRLGRAQKVHPDIRKFTEEEICRSKSINSVKDLEELYNSQPVVATACMGVNHPIFAQKQFDFCIVDEASQISQPICLGPLFCSKRFVLVGDHQQLPPLVQNSEARDLGMSESLFKRLEQNQNAVVQLTVQYRMNSKIMSLSNMLVYEGKLECGSEKVSNATVNLPNLKKLKLELADASKTWLKEVLEPDKPVCFLNTEKVPAPEHAEKGGVYNVTEAKLVFFLTSLFIKAGCKPSDIGVISPYRHQLKIITDLMARLKENRVEVNTIDKYQGRDKSIIIVSFVRNSNEENLGTLLKDWRRLNVAITRAKHKLVMVGCIPSLRRYPPLEKLLCHLQSEAMIFNLPAGAYESIHKCNIL; from the exons ATGGCCGACAG ttttcagaagaaagtgaCTGACTCCTGTAACGCAATACTGAAGAATGGGTTGAACAACAGATACCGTGTGTTGGAGGTCAGCGTaaagcagagaaatggaaatgacTCTGAGAAGCACCTGACGGTTACCTCATCTCAGTCACTGGAAGATACAGAGTTGTGCATCCTTAGGAACGGCTG GGAGTCTGTTCCAGTTGTTCCAGGAGACATTGTTCATTTAGAAGGGGACTGTAGTTCTGGTACGTGGATAATAGATGAACAGTTTGGATACCTCATTCTTTACCCAGACCTGCTGCTTTCTGGCACTACAATATCAAACAGCATTCGTTGTGTAAGAAGAGCAGTGCTGAGTGAAAAGTTTAGG GGCTCTGAGTCTGGATCGTGCCAAATGCTTGTTGGTACAATTCTTCATGAAATTTTCCAGCAATCAGTAACAAATAACCTGTCAcctgaaaaagtaaaagaactagcaaataaaattgtatacGGACAAAAGTATCTCAGAGAAAT gtATCACTTAAATCTGAAACAAGCAGAAGTAATGCAGGAAATAGAAGAATACTTgccatcattttttaaatggacaGAAGACTTTATGCACAATCCAGctaaccaaaataaaatgcaactaaaact gtCAAGTGGTGATAAAACTGGAGATTTCTCTTCTAAGATAGAAATTGTAGAGATCTTAGACATTGAAGAGAATATCTGGTCTCCCAGGTTTGGATTGAAGGGAAAGATTGATGTTACAGCCAAGGTGAAAATCCATCGTCAGTCTGGAGTACAGTCTAAGATAATGCCATTAGAGCTCAAGTCTGGCAAGGAATCTAACTCTATAGAGCACAGGAGTCag GTTATTCTGTATACCTTGTTGAATTTAGAAAGGAGAGTAGATCCTGAAGCTGGATTTCTTCTTTATCTTAAAACTGGTACTATGTACCCTGTTTCTGGGACTCGCATGGATAAAAGAG AATTAATGAAGCTAAGAAACCAGGTGGCCTTCTACTTAATGCACAGTACATATAAATCTGCCGTGGGAAGACAGCAGTCACAGCTCGCTGCTTTGCCTCCTGTAATTGATGACAGTCAAGCCTGTAAATACTGTTCCCAAATGCACAATTGTTTCCTATAtagcag GGCTGTAGAAGAAAAGATTGCTAGTgtctcttttcctcctgccatGGTATCAATTATTGAAAAAGAGACCCAGCACCTGAAACCCTCCCATTTGGAGTATTTTAGTCTGTGGTATCTAATGTTAACCTTGGAGCTGCAAGCCGGAGAGGGTAAAAAGgggtataaaaatatatggatGATACCTTCTTTGGAAAG AGAGAAGGCTGGAGATTGTGTTGGAAATATGATCAGAATTGATCAAGTGCAGGAAATTTCCGAAGGACAGTATCTGCATTCTTTCCAACGTAAAAATGGTGCAATACCTGGAGCAAACATCTTGGCTGGTGACAGAGTGGTTGTGAGTGGAGAGGAAAATGGGTTACTTGGTTTGGCTACTGGCTATGTTAGAGAAATCAGTGCAACAAAAGTCTCCTGTTTGTTGGGCAG GAATTTATCAAAGCTCCCCAAGGATACCACATTTAGGCTGGATCACGAAGAAGGAGATTTTGGTACAGGGGTCCCCTTTGAAAACCTTTCCAAATTGATGAAAGATTCCCCAGTCAG TGAAAAGCTCCGCAACTTGATTATTGACTTCTACAAACCACGTTTTATTCAGCATTTGAGCTCAGTTCTTCCTGCAGAAGCAAAGGAAActgttgcaaatattttaaagg gTCTGAATAAGCCTCAGAAACAGGCAATGAAACAAGTGTTGCTTTCGAAGGACTACACGCTTATTGTGGGTATGCCTGGAACTGGAAAAACTACTACAATATGTGCTCTG GTGAGAATTCTCTCTGCTTGTGGCTTCAGTGTTCTTCTGACTAGTTTTACACACACTGCTGTGGACAATATTCTGCTGAAGCTAGCCAAATTCAAAGTAGGCTTCTTGCGTTTGGGACGAGCTCAGAAGGTTCATCCAGATATACGGAAAtttacagaagaagaaatttgcAGGTCCAAGTCAATTAACTCTGTAAAGGATTTGGAAGAGCTCTATAACAGTCAG CCAGTGGTAGCAACAGCTTGCATGGGAGTAAATCACCCCATCTTTGCTCAGAAGCAGTTTGATTTCTGTATAGTTGATGAAGCTTCCCAAATAAGCCAGCCCATCTGTTTGGGCCCACTATTCTGCTCCAAAAGGTTTGTGCTAGTAGGGGATCATCAGCAACTGCCTCCGCTTGTACAGAATTCAGAAGCAAG AGATCTTGGTATGAGCGAAAGCTTATTTAAAAGGCTGGAGCAAAACCAGAACGCTGTTGTCCAGTTAACTGTGCAATACAGAATGAATAG TAAAATTATGTCACTGAGTAATATGCTAGTGTATGAAGGCAAACTGGAATGTGGATCAGAGAAGGTGTCAAATGCCACTGTTAACTTGCCAAACCTAAAGAAGTTGAAACTGGAACTTGCAGATGCTTCAAAAACATGGTTGAAAGAAGTACTTGAGCCAGACAAACCTGTGTGTTTTCTGAACACTGAGAAG GTCCCAGCACcagaacatgcagaaaaagGTGGTGTATATAATGTGACAGAAGCCAAACTTGTGTTCTTCCTCACATCCTTATTTATTAAG GCTGGTTGTAAGCCTTCAGACATTGGTGTGATATCACCATACAGacatcaattaaaaataatcactgaTTTGATGGCAAGACTGAAGGAGAACAGAGTGGAAGTCAACACTATAGACAAGTACCAAGGAAGAGACAAAAGTATCATAATTGTATCTTTTGTTAGGAAcagtaatgaagaaaat CTTGGCACCCTCCTGAAGGATTGGAGACGTCTTAATGTTGCTATCACAAGGGCCAAGCACAAACTAGTTATGGTGGGCTGCATTCCATCCCTGCGCCGCTACCCTCCTTTGGAGAAGCTACTGTGCCACTTGCAGTCTGAGGCAATG ATCTTCAATCTTCCAGCTGGGGCTTATGAAAGTATCCACAAATGTAACATTTTGTGA
- the RUFY2 gene encoding RUN and FYVE domain-containing protein 2 isoform X8 → MAVKDPTAVERANLLNMAKLSIKGLIESALSFGRTLDSDYPPLQQFFVVMEHCLKHGLKVRKSFLSYNKTIWGPLELVEKLYPEAEEIAASVRDLPGLKTPLGRARAWLRLALMQKKMADYLRCLIIQRDLLSEFYEYHALMMEEEGAVIVGLLVGLNVIDANLCVKGEDLDSQVGVIDFSMYLKSDDDIGGKERNVQIAAILDQKNYVEELNRQLNSTVSSLHARVDSLEKSNTKLIEELAIAKNNIIKLQEENHQLRSENTLILMKTQHHLEVTKVDVEAELQTYKHSRQGLDEMYNEARRQLREESQLRQDMENELVVQVSMKHEIELAMKLLEKDIHEKQDTLIGLRQQLDEVKAINMEMYQKLQVSEDAMKEKNEIIGRLEDKTNQINATMKQLEQSDKDLLTQTRTIAMSFVKCASHEAQHQYKLVKDISF, encoded by the exons ATGG CTGTAAAAGATCCTACAGCTGTAGAAAGAGCAAATTTACTGAACATGGCTAAATTAAGTATCAAAGGACTCATTGAATCAGCTTTGAGCTTTGGCCGCACTCTGGATTCTGACTACCCTCCTTTGCAGCAGTTCTTTGTTGTCATGGAACACTGCCTGAAGCATGGCCTTAAAG tAAGAAAATCATTTCTAAGCTACAATAAAACCATCTGGGGTCCTCTGGAACTTGTGGAGAAATTATATCCAGAAGCTGAGGAAATAGCAGCAAGTGTCAGAGATTTGCCTGGCCTCAA AACACCACTGGGCCGTGCCCGGGCCTGGTTACGGTTGGCActaatgcagaagaaaatggctGACTATCTTCGCTGTTTAATCATTCAGAGAGATCTTCTCAG tGAGTTTTATGAGTATCATGCGCTAATGAtggaggaagaaggagcagTTATTGTTGGATTGTTAGTTGGGTTGAATGTAATAGACGCTAACCTGTGTGTAAAGGGTGAAGACCTAGATTCACAA GTTGGGGTGATCGATTTCTCCATGTATTTAAAGAGTGATGATGACATTGGGGGAAAGGAGAG AAATGTTCAGATTGCTGCAATTTTGGACCAAAAGAATTATGTTGAAGAACTAAACAGACAACTGAA tagCACAGTTAGCAGTCTACATGCAAGAGTTGATTCATTAGAGAAATCAAATACTAAACTGATTGAAGAG ttagcaATAGCCaaaaacaatataattaaacttcaggaagaaaaccatCAATTAAGGAGTGAAAATActctgattttaatgaaaacacagcatcatcTAGAG GTAACTAAAGTGGATGTTGAAGCAGAACTTCAGACATACAAACACTCCAGGCAGGGTTTAGATGAAATGTACAATGAAGCACGTAGACAGCTTCGAGAAGAATCACAGCTTCGACAA GATATGGAGAATGAGCTAGTAGTTCAAGTTAGCATGAAACATGAGATAGAACTTGCCATGAAGTTACTGGAGAAGGACATCCATGAGAAGCAGGATACACTCATAGGCCTTCGACAGCAGCTTGATGAAGTTAAAGCGATTAACATGGAAATGTACCAAAAGCTGCAG GTCTCTGAAGATgctatgaaagaaaagaatgaaataattggTCGCTTAGAGGATAAGACCAATCAAATTAATGCAACTATGAAACAACTAGAACAAAG TGACAAAGATCTGTTAACTCAAACTAGGACTATTGCAATGTCATTCGTCAAATGTGCCAGCCATGAAGCTCAGCACCAGTATAAACTTGTCAAAGATATATCATTCTGA